One region of Mucilaginibacter sp. 14171R-50 genomic DNA includes:
- a CDS encoding serine hydrolase: MKQVCTAAISTIFSILLFTSCSGNGENKKGEADNGKPFNTTELLKYDPAKGDKKIEEFMQHLHKVSGFNGNVLVAKKGKILYEGSFGWANHLTRDSLKLNSQFELASVTKTMTGTAIMQLWEKGKIKLDQDVKEFFPDFPYDGVTIRLLLTHRSGMMNYVYFVDNIYRSQHLNQKKGLTNKEVMAMIAKYKPARFNKPNASFLYNNSNFMVLGAIIEKVTGQSYADYMKEHIFKPAGMTHTAVYSKAVYDKIPVDVVGHDRNSWKYSVAQNFLDGPVGDKGIYSTVGDLYVFDQALKAGKLIKPATQDSAYTARNPMIRGHFSYGYGWRIFESPGQKVVYHTGWWHGFRHIFLRDMKNDVTIVLLGNVVNGSLLHLDDLFKMTGMPVVRKGAYTGSGDTAED; the protein is encoded by the coding sequence ATGAAACAAGTGTGCACAGCTGCCATTTCAACCATATTTTCCATCCTCCTGTTTACTTCCTGCTCCGGCAACGGCGAAAATAAAAAAGGCGAAGCCGATAACGGCAAACCTTTTAATACAACCGAACTGCTAAAGTACGACCCCGCTAAAGGCGATAAAAAAATTGAAGAGTTTATGCAGCACCTGCATAAGGTAAGCGGGTTTAACGGCAACGTACTGGTTGCAAAGAAAGGCAAGATACTTTACGAAGGGTCGTTTGGCTGGGCCAATCACCTCACCCGCGACAGCCTTAAACTGAACTCGCAGTTCGAACTGGCATCGGTTACCAAAACCATGACGGGTACCGCCATTATGCAGCTTTGGGAAAAAGGCAAAATTAAGTTAGATCAGGATGTGAAGGAGTTCTTCCCTGATTTTCCGTATGATGGAGTGACCATACGTTTGCTGCTTACGCACCGCAGCGGCATGATGAATTACGTTTACTTCGTGGATAATATTTACCGCAGCCAGCATCTTAACCAAAAAAAGGGCTTAACCAACAAAGAGGTTATGGCTATGATAGCCAAATACAAGCCAGCGCGCTTTAACAAGCCAAACGCCAGCTTTTTATACAACAACAGCAACTTTATGGTGCTGGGCGCTATTATAGAAAAGGTTACCGGCCAAAGCTATGCCGACTACATGAAGGAACATATTTTTAAACCCGCCGGGATGACACATACCGCCGTTTATTCAAAGGCGGTTTATGATAAAATACCCGTTGATGTAGTGGGCCATGACCGTAACAGCTGGAAATACTCGGTAGCACAAAACTTTTTAGACGGCCCCGTGGGCGATAAAGGCATTTACAGCACCGTTGGCGACTTATATGTTTTTGACCAGGCCCTTAAAGCCGGCAAGCTCATTAAACCCGCCACGCAAGATTCTGCTTATACGGCGCGCAACCCCATGATACGCGGGCACTTCAGTTATGGATACGGGTGGCGTATATTTGAAAGCCCGGGCCAAAAGGTGGTTTACCATACCGGCTGGTGGCATGGGTTTCGCCATATATTTTTGCGCGATATGAAAAACGATGTTACCATTGTTTTGTTAGGTAATGTAGTAAACGGCAGCCTGCTGCACCTTGACGACCTATTTAAAATGACAGGTATGCCGGTTGTGCGCAAGGGGGCTTATACCGGCAGCGGCGATACGGCGGAGGATTAG
- a CDS encoding YbaB/EbfC family nucleoid-associated protein, whose translation MFDKLMEAQQKAGEVKQRLDAITVTGTAEGGKITVQANGNKVVKSVAIDEAFLKEADKEELEELLVVAINKAMEQAENVSQSEMAAMTSAMLGGMGGLGNLFGK comes from the coding sequence ATGTTCGATAAACTAATGGAGGCCCAGCAAAAGGCGGGCGAAGTAAAACAACGTTTGGATGCCATAACCGTTACCGGCACCGCCGAGGGTGGCAAAATAACCGTACAGGCAAATGGCAACAAAGTGGTTAAATCGGTTGCTATTGACGAAGCTTTTTTGAAAGAAGCCGATAAAGAGGAACTGGAAGAACTGCTGGTTGTTGCTATAAACAAAGCCATGGAGCAGGCCGAAAACGTAAGCCAGAGCGAAATGGCAGCCATGACCAGTGCCATGCTGGGCGGAATGGGCGGATTAGGCAACCTGTTTGGTAAATAA
- a CDS encoding metal-dependent hydrolase — protein sequence MKLTYYGQSTVEIVTDGKTLLFDPFITPNDLAKNIDVNSLKPDYILVSHGHGDHVADLVTVQKNSGAKIICIAEIAGWLGKQGITNVHGMNIGGGFNFEFGRVKMVNAVHSSALPDGSNGGNPAGFVLSSEGKKIYFAGDTALTYDMKLLEDENLDWALLPIGDNYTMGADDAIKAAAFINCKNIIGIHYDSFPVIKIDKEEVAGKFIHAGLNLKLPAIGESIEL from the coding sequence ATGAAACTTACCTATTATGGCCAGTCGACCGTTGAGATCGTGACCGACGGCAAAACATTGTTATTCGACCCGTTCATCACGCCGAACGACCTGGCTAAAAACATTGATGTTAACAGCCTAAAACCCGACTATATATTGGTATCGCACGGGCACGGCGACCACGTTGCCGACCTGGTAACTGTTCAAAAAAACAGTGGTGCAAAAATTATATGCATTGCCGAAATTGCGGGTTGGCTGGGTAAGCAGGGCATAACCAATGTACACGGCATGAACATTGGCGGTGGCTTCAACTTTGAGTTTGGCCGCGTTAAAATGGTAAACGCTGTACACTCCAGCGCACTACCCGATGGCAGCAACGGCGGTAACCCTGCCGGTTTTGTACTATCATCCGAAGGAAAAAAAATATACTTTGCAGGTGATACAGCGCTTACTTATGATATGAAACTACTGGAGGACGAGAACCTTGATTGGGCACTTTTGCCAATAGGCGATAATTATACCATGGGAGCCGACGATGCTATTAAGGCCGCCGCGTTCATCAATTGTAAAAACATTATCGGCATACACTACGATTCGTTCCCGGTGATCAAGATAGATAAAGAAGAAGTTGCCGGTAAATTTATACACGCCGGGCTTAATTTAAAGCTGCCGGCCATTGGCGAAAGCATAGAGCTATAA